From a region of the Impatiens glandulifera chromosome 4, dImpGla2.1, whole genome shotgun sequence genome:
- the LOC124936925 gene encoding C-factor, giving the protein MMLHRLSQLTMAIPYLRTAIKASYPSFTSSAFRSEGTVSMVQGASRGIGLQFVKQLLDKDKKGHVVATCRDPNGSKGLLDLQNKFGERLSILPLDLTIESTIQESASSIREKYGFLNLLINASGILSIPDIMQPETTLSKVQKSSMMLAYEVNAVGPILVTKHMWPLLKLGGACGLGKEFAIVANLSARVGSIGDNHLGGWHSYRSSKTALNQLTKTVSVEFARKKDPIICILLHPGTVDTDLSKPFQRNVAEGKLFTKEFSVKKLLDIIEGAKKCDNGKFFAWDGQEIPW; this is encoded by the exons ATGATGCTCCATCGTCTTTCTCAACTCACCATGGCGATTCCTTATCTCAGAACAGCCATTAAAGCTTCTTATCCTTCATTTACCTCTTCCGCTTTCAGATCCGAAGGTACTGTTTCAATGGTGCAAGGAGCTTCCAGAGGCATCGGCCTTCAATTC GTTAAGCAATTGTTGGACAAAGATAAGAAGGGACATGTTGTTGCTACATGTCGTGATCCAAATGGGTCAAAAGGACTTCTCgacctacaaaataaatttgGAGAACGCCTTAGCATTCTGCCATTGGATTTAACAATTGAAAGCACCATACAG GAATCAGCATCATCCATAAGAGAGAAATATGGGTTTCTAAACCTGTTGATTAATGCATCTGGGATACTCTCGATACCAGATATTATGCAGCCAG AAACTACATTGAGTAAAGTGCAGAAATCATCCATGATGTTAGCATACGAGGTTAACGCGGTTGGTCCAATTTTAGTGACCAAG CACATGTGGCCATTACTAAAGCTTGGAGGAGCATGTGGTTTGGGAAAAGAATTTGCTATTGTAGCCAACCTAAGTGCTAGGGTAGGATCTATTGGAGACAATCATTTGGGAGGATGGCACTCATACCGATCTTCTAAAACAGCACTTAATCAGT TGACAAAAACAGTGTCAGTGGAATTTGCCCGTAAAAAGGATCCGATTATTTGCATTCTGTTGCACCCTGGAACAGTGGACACTGATCTCTCGAAGCCTTTTCAGAGAAATGTGGCTGAAGGAAAGCTTTTCACCAAAGAGTTCTCTGTCAAAAAACTATTGGATATCATTGAAGGAGCAAAGAAGTGTGATAACGGAAAGTTCTTTGCCTGGGATGGTCAAGAAATTCCCTGGTAG